The genomic segment CGGACGGCGCGAAGGCCGAAGGCCTCCGCCTCTATGTCGAGGGCGGCCTCGTCGTCGAACCCCAGCTCTGCCAGTAGCTGCGAGAGGGGGATCTTCGACCGGCGCTTCCTTTCGAGGGCGCTCGCCGCCAGCTCCGGGGCGACGCCCCGGCGAAGGAGCAGCTCTTCGAGGGAGGGGTTTTGACTCACCTTACTTTTCCCCGGCCTTTTCACCCTCTTGCCCCTGCTGGTCGATCTTGTCGATCGGAGCGAGGTTGGGGGCGAGGGTGTCCTTCAGGAGGTTGTCGAAGGTGTTGCCGATGAACCTCTTGTCCGAGGTCGTCTTCTCGTCGGCGTAATCCCTGTGCTCCATTGTCTTTTGCTGCGTCATTTTTTCGAGGTCGGCGCTCTCCCTGATGATGTGGGGGGTCAGGAAGATCATCAGGTTGGTCTTGCCCTTTGACTGCTGGTTGTTCCGGAAGAGCGCGCCGAGAAGGGGGATATCGCCGAGGCAGGGCACCGAACTCGAAGACACCTGCCTGTCGTCCTGAATCAGACCGCCGATGACGACCGTCGCGCCGTCCTTTATGAGGACGCTTGTCTTGGCCGAGCGCTTGGTGGTGGAAGGGGCGTTGCTCGAAGTGCCGGAGGTGGTGGAGAGCACGTCGCTCGTCTCCTGAAAGAGCTTCAGCCGAACGTAGTTTTCGTCGTTTATCTGCGGAGTGAAGCGCAGGGTGAGACCCACGTCCCGGTATTCAAAGGTGAAGATCGGGTTGCCGTTGGAGTCGAACTTTTCGCTGGTCTGGAAGGGTATGTTGTCGGAGACGACAATTTCCGCCTCCTCGTTGTCGATGGTAAGAAGGTGCGGAGTGGAGATTACGTTTACGTCGCCCTTGGTCTGGAGGGCGTTAATGAGCGCGCCGATGTTGGGGAAGGTAACTCCGCCCACCTCCACGGTTCCGTCTATCGCCGCCAGAAAGAGGCCGGAGGGGCCGGAAAGGGGGTTGGTGGCCAGCGAGGCGAGCCCTGATATTCCGCCGAAGTTCGTCCCGCCCGCGTAAGTGAACTTGCCGCTGTTGGGGTTGGCTGTGGAGCGCCATTCGACGCCAAGCTCCATCGCCCTCTTGTAGCTCATTTCCATGATGAGCGCTTCCACCAGCACCTGGGGGCGGCGCGTGTCCAGCTTCTCGATGACCTCCTTCAGGGTCAGAAAGTCCTGCTGGGCGGCGATTATCACGAGGGAGTTGGTGGCCTTGTCGGCCATGACGTTCACCGGCTCGTCGAATTTGGCCGCGACCTCGGTAGAAGTCCTCGTCGCCGCGACGGCCTGCGGGGTCTCCGGCTGCCCCGGCTTGGGCTTGGCCCCGGCGGCCTTCGAGATCGCCGTAAGGACCGAGGCGACGTTTTCGGCTTCGGCGTATTTCAGGTGAATCAGGTTGATCTTGCCCTGCCCGGTCGGCGTCTCAACGTCCAGAGCCTTCACCAACTCGTGGATGAAGGCGAGGGTTTCGGCGTCGGCTATGACGATGAGGGAGTTGGTGCGCGGGTCGGGTATTATTTTCGCGGCGTCGTCGGAAGGCTGAACGGTGGTCTGCGGCGAGGCGGGCTGCGGCTGCCCCGGCTGCGCCCTGGGAGCGGCGACGGCTGTGCGCCTCGCGGAAGCCCCGCCCTTCTCGGTGATGGCCTGGGTGACGAGCTTGGCCACGGATTCCACGGTGGCATTTTGCAGCTTGATGATTTCCATCGTGACGTCCGCCGTCTCGACGTCTATAGCCTCTATTATCCCGAGAAGGCGCTCTACGTTGGAGTACGCCTCGGTAAGGATGATCAGGTTGGTCGGCTCGTAGACCACGACAGTCGAGTTGGGCGAACGAAGCTGGTTCAGCACGTCCGACACCTTCGAGGCGGGGATGTGTTTCAGGGTTATGAGCTGGGTCACGTAGCGGTCGCCGGGAGGAGAGGTTTCTCCCACGGTCTCGATGTTGCTGGACCGGGCCTTTTGCGTCGGAACGATCTTGAACACCGATCCGGAGGGCACGATGGTCAGGTCTTTGACCCCGAGTATGGCCTGGAAGACCTCCTCGGCCTCGGCGATGTTCACCTCGGTGGGGCTTATGACCGTGACTTTCTTGCCGGTCACGGCGTCGTCGAGGATGTAATTCTTGCCGGTAAGGGTCGAGATGTACTTGACCACCGCTTCGATCTCGGTGTCCTTGAAGTTCATCGCCACCTTGTCGCCCGGCGCCGCCTTTCCCTTGGCCGCAGGGACTGCGCCGGGCGCCGGAGCCGGAACCGCCGGAGTGGGGCGAACCGCCGGAGTGGGACCGGCCACCGGGGGGCGGACCGCCGGGGAAGGCCGCACTGCCGGTGCCGGAGTTGCCGTAGCCGGAGTGACCGCCGGGGCGGTTGGTTCAGCCGCCGGAGCCTGTTCGACCGCATGGGCGGAGGCCGCCTCCGGAACGGGGTCGGAGGGGGGCGCGGGGTCAGCCGAAAAGGCGAAGCTGCCGCTAAAGGTCAGAAGGGCGACAAGCGCCGAAATCTTTAAAATCTTTGCCACGTCAATGTACTCCCTCCGGAGGGAGACCCTTTCACCGTACATCGTAGGCGAGGGTCAGGGGTTGTCCCTTCCGCAGCAGGTTGAGCTGTATCGAAGATTCGCCCTGCAGCCTTGAAAAGGCTTCGTAGGCCTGTTCTATGCTGTTCAGGGGGGTTCCGTTTACCTCTTTGATGATGTCGTTGTTCTGAAGCCCTATCCGAGAGAAGAGCGAAGCGGGTACGATCGAAAAAACCTTGAAGCCGTCCGTCTGCACGCTGTCCCCGGTGCCGGTGACGTTGGGCACGACGCGAATCTGTTGCATGAGGGCGGTCATGTTGGCTATTGCGTTGTCGAACTCGCTCCTGTCGATCGCCCAGGCGTTTTCCGAGACCTGGCGGATCGTGTCGGACTGGGGGGTCAGAACGGCGCTTTCCCTGCCGGGAACGGGCGGGGTGGCGGGCCTTGTTCTCGTCGGGGGGCGCATGGGGCCCCTCTGCGCGCTTTCAGCCGAGACGGGCCTCGCGGCGAAGAGCTCGATTTTCTCCTCCGAGCCGTTTCGCATTACGAGGACGTAGTCCTTACCGATCTCCTTGAGGGTTATTCCGGGGGATACCGGGTCTCCGGCGAAAACGATGCTGGAGACGTTGCCTTCCTGAAACACCGCGAAAGAGGCTCCCTGTGAGCGCACCGCGGTGGCGACTAAAGCCGCGTTCAGCTTCAGGGGCTCCGGCTTTGGGGGTTCGGCGGGGGCTGCGGGGGTGGCGGGCTGCGCCGCGGCGGCCAGTTCTGCGGGGGGGCGCGGGTTGTCGTTGAAGAGGTTTCTTTCCGCGATCACGTCGTAATCCGCAAGGCGCGAGGCTACTTGCGGACGCACCCCTTCCGCTCCGGCGCGGACCTCCTCGCGTCCTCCCACTTCAAGTTTTCCGGCGACGTAGCGCGTAAAAAGGTTCGCGCAAAGGTAAGCGCCCACGGTGATGAAGGCCACCGTCGCAAGAGTGATTATTTTTTTCGCACCAGTCTGCATACCCTACCAGGTTCTGACTTCTACGGTTTTAGCGGTTCCGAAGGGGCTTTCCCAAATCCCCGGCGGGCTTTAATTAACCTCAAATGAGTACCACGGTTAGCGGTTTTGCGCAAGTTTAGAGGTGATTCGGGAAGGGCTTGCCTGTAAGCTCAGGTCTTGCGCTCGCTCCTCTTTTCCAGAAGGTTGATGGGCAGAAAGCGCGCCGTTTGCAGTACGCCTTCGGGCCGCCGCGCCCGGGTTATTGACTTTTTTGCCCTTCGATTCCGGTTTTAAGGGTATTTTTATCTTCGCCCGGCTTCGCGCCGCCCGCATTGTTCCTGCGGCGCTCTGAAATCCTCCGGGCGAAAACCGGCTTTAAACCCTTTGACGCAAGACAAAAAAGCCGGTTTACACAAAAAAACGAGCAATACACCTTGGATGGCGGGAGTGTGTTTGTTAAGATGGCCTATTCAGAAAAATTGTCCGGGATCTCCTCGACGGAATTCCTCCCGGCCGTATAGCGCACCAAAGAGGTATTATTAGTTGATGCTGGACTCCATTCTCGGAATGTTTTCAAACGATCTCGCCATCGATCTCGGCACGGCAAACACCCTCGTCTACGTCAAAGGCAAAGGGATAGTCGCCTCGGAGCCCTCCGTTGTCGCTGTAAAGAAAGACGCCTCGGGCGGCGGCCGCATAAAGGCCGTGGGCAAGGAGGCCCAGAGGATGCTGGGCAGGACCCCCGGCTCCATCGTCGCGGTGCGCCCGATGAAGGAGGGCGTCATCGCCGATTTCGACATCTGCGCCGCCATGCTCAGCTATTTCATACAAAAAGTCCACAACCGCCGCAGGCTGGTGCGCCCCCGCGTAATCGTAGGCGTTCCTTCCGGCATCACCCAGGTTGAAAAGCGCGCCGTGCGCGAATCCGCCGAATCCGCCGGAGCCAGGGAGGTCTACCTCATCGAGGAGCCGATGGCCGCGGCGATAGGGGTGGGGCTCCCCATCACCGAGCCGAGCGGCAACATGATCGTGGACATCGGCGGGGGCACCACCGAGGTGGCCGTCATTAGCCTTTCCGGCATAGTGTACAGCCAGTCGGTGCGCGTCGCCGGAGACAAGCTCGACGAAGCGATCACGATGTACATAAAAAGAAAGTTCAACCTCCTCATCGGCGAGAGAACCGCCGAGGAAGTGAAAATAAAAATAGGAAGCGCCTACCCGGACGCCGACGACGCTAACCCCTCCATGGAAGTAAAGGGCAGGGATCTCATCACCGGCATCCCGAAGAACATCACCGTTCACGCCGACGAGGTCAGAGAGGCTCTCCGGGAGCCCGTCAACGCCATAGTCCAGGCGGTGCGCACCGCGCTTGAGCGGACCCCCCCGGAGCTGGCGGCCGACATAGTGGACAAGGGGATGGTCCTCGGCGGCGGCGGCGCGCTTCTTCGGAATCTCGACGTTCTCCTTCGCGAGGAGACGGGGCTGCCGGTAATGGTCGCCGACGATCCTCTCTCCTGCGTCGCTCTGGGCGCCGGAATGGCCCTCGACGAACTGGATCTTCTGCGCGACGTCTGCATGTAATCCGCCTCGCCGGGCCATCCGTCAGAGCGCCAAGGTGGGCCTTCGAGCGAGCACGGCGACGCTTAAAACGGCGCTCGCAACAGTTTTCCCAACGGCCTCTCAAATGGATATCGATGCAGGGCTTATTCACTAAACGTCTGAGTCTCATCGCGGGC from the bacterium genome contains:
- a CDS encoding rod shape-determining protein — protein: MLDSILGMFSNDLAIDLGTANTLVYVKGKGIVASEPSVVAVKKDASGGGRIKAVGKEAQRMLGRTPGSIVAVRPMKEGVIADFDICAAMLSYFIQKVHNRRRLVRPRVIVGVPSGITQVEKRAVRESAESAGAREVYLIEEPMAAAIGVGLPITEPSGNMIVDIGGGTTEVAVISLSGIVYSQSVRVAGDKLDEAITMYIKRKFNLLIGERTAEEVKIKIGSAYPDADDANPSMEVKGRDLITGIPKNITVHADEVREALREPVNAIVQAVRTALERTPPELAADIVDKGMVLGGGGALLRNLDVLLREETGLPVMVADDPLSCVALGAGMALDELDLLRDVCM
- a CDS encoding PDZ domain-containing protein, which encodes MQTGAKKIITLATVAFITVGAYLCANLFTRYVAGKLEVGGREEVRAGAEGVRPQVASRLADYDVIAERNLFNDNPRPPAELAAAAQPATPAAPAEPPKPEPLKLNAALVATAVRSQGASFAVFQEGNVSSIVFAGDPVSPGITLKEIGKDYVLVMRNGSEEKIELFAARPVSAESAQRGPMRPPTRTRPATPPVPGRESAVLTPQSDTIRQVSENAWAIDRSEFDNAIANMTALMQQIRVVPNVTGTGDSVQTDGFKVFSIVPASLFSRIGLQNNDIIKEVNGTPLNSIEQAYEAFSRLQGESSIQLNLLRKGQPLTLAYDVR
- the gspD gene encoding type II secretion system protein GspD — encoded protein: MAKILKISALVALLTFSGSFAFSADPAPPSDPVPEAASAHAVEQAPAAEPTAPAVTPATATPAPAVRPSPAVRPPVAGPTPAVRPTPAVPAPAPGAVPAAKGKAAPGDKVAMNFKDTEIEAVVKYISTLTGKNYILDDAVTGKKVTVISPTEVNIAEAEEVFQAILGVKDLTIVPSGSVFKIVPTQKARSSNIETVGETSPPGDRYVTQLITLKHIPASKVSDVLNQLRSPNSTVVVYEPTNLIILTEAYSNVERLLGIIEAIDVETADVTMEIIKLQNATVESVAKLVTQAITEKGGASARRTAVAAPRAQPGQPQPASPQTTVQPSDDAAKIIPDPRTNSLIVIADAETLAFIHELVKALDVETPTGQGKINLIHLKYAEAENVASVLTAISKAAGAKPKPGQPETPQAVAATRTSTEVAAKFDEPVNVMADKATNSLVIIAAQQDFLTLKEVIEKLDTRRPQVLVEALIMEMSYKRAMELGVEWRSTANPNSGKFTYAGGTNFGGISGLASLATNPLSGPSGLFLAAIDGTVEVGGVTFPNIGALINALQTKGDVNVISTPHLLTIDNEEAEIVVSDNIPFQTSEKFDSNGNPIFTFEYRDVGLTLRFTPQINDENYVRLKLFQETSDVLSTTSGTSSNAPSTTKRSAKTSVLIKDGATVVIGGLIQDDRQVSSSSVPCLGDIPLLGALFRNNQQSKGKTNLMIFLTPHIIRESADLEKMTQQKTMEHRDYADEKTTSDKRFIGNTFDNLLKDTLAPNLAPIDKIDQQGQEGEKAGEK